In Opitutaceae bacterium TAV5, one genomic interval encodes:
- a CDS encoding Holliday junction resolvase, translating to MRALGIDYGTRRIGLAFGDELGIATPLSALTQADPAARREALAVVIRQRRITDLVLGYPLNMNGSAGFKAKEVDAFAGSLREEFALPVHLIDERLTSHMAESGLSQKKLREIRGQGIIDSRAAALILQDFLDQRFPPAM from the coding sequence ATGCGTGCTCTCGGCATCGACTACGGCACCCGCCGCATCGGCCTCGCCTTCGGCGATGAACTCGGCATCGCCACGCCGCTGTCCGCGCTCACGCAGGCCGACCCGGCGGCGCGGCGCGAGGCGCTGGCGGTCGTCATCCGGCAGCGTCGTATCACCGACCTCGTGCTCGGTTATCCGCTCAACATGAACGGCTCGGCGGGTTTCAAGGCGAAGGAGGTCGATGCATTTGCCGGGAGCCTGCGCGAGGAGTTCGCGTTGCCCGTTCACCTGATCGACGAGCGCCTCACCTCGCACATGGCCGAGTCCGGCCTGTCGCAGAAAAAACTCCGCGAGATTCGCGGCCAGGGGATCATCGATTCGCGGGCGGCGGCGCTGATCCTTCAGGATTTTCTCGACCAGCGGTTCCCACCGGCGATGTAG